One window of Pyrus communis chromosome 12, drPyrComm1.1, whole genome shotgun sequence genomic DNA carries:
- the LOC137710469 gene encoding pantothenate kinase 2-like produces the protein MAGLREDPVLGTNDIKEREGEQEADKISYTLESHVVIRTEGEVERDMAPATGSSIHRSGSRPQLDLSKAAIQGNFEERDPTILLPNQSDDLSHLALDIGGSLIKLVYFSRHEGQSIDDKRKKTLKERLGISNGSRRSYPILGGRLHFVKFETNKINECLDFIYSKQLHRGGMDARIWNPDAPTNESSVIKATGGGAYKFADLFKERLGVSLDKEDEMNCLVAGANFLLKAIRHEAFTHKEGQKEFVQIDQNELFPYLLVNIGSGVSMIKVDGDGKFQRISGTNVGGGTYWGLGKLLTKCKSFDELLELSQRGDNRTIDMLVGDIYGGMDYSKIGLSASTIASSFGKAISEKKELEDYSPEDISLSLLRMISYNIGQIAYLNALRFGLKRIFFGGFFIRGHAYTMDTISFAVQFWSKGEAQAMFLRHEGFLGALGAFMSYEKHGLDDLMVHHLVERFPMGAPYTGGKIHGPPLGDLNEKISWMEKFVRKGTEITAPVPMAPPGTTGLGGFEVPSSKGGTLRSDASALNVGVLHLVPTLEVFPLLADPKTYEPNTIDLSDHGELEYWFTVLSEHLPDLVDKAVASEGGTDDAKRRGDAFARAFSAHLARLMEEPAAYGKLGLANLLELREECLREFQFIDAYRSIKQRENEASLAVLADLLMELDGMSEEARLLTLIEGVLAANIFDWGSRACVDLYHKGTIIEIYRMSRNKMQRPWRVDDFDVFKERMLGSGDKKPRPHKRALLFVDNSGADVILGMLPLARELLRRGTEVVLVANSLPALNDVTAMELPEIVAEAAKHCDILRRAAEAGGLLVDAMVSTLDGSKGNSSSVPLMVVENGCGSPCIDLRQVSSELAAAAKEADLVILEGMGRALHTNFNAKFKCDALKLAMVKNQRLAQKLIKGDIYDCVCRYEPVS, from the exons ATGGCTGGTTTAAGAGAGGACCCAGTTCTTGGAACTAACGAtataaaagagagagagggagaacaAGAAGCTGACAAAATTAGTTATACTTTAGAGTCCCATGTGGTGATTAGAACAGAAGGAGAGGTTGAGAGAGATATGGCTCCGGCCACCGGAAGTTCGATTCACCGGTCGGGTTCCCGGCCTCAGTTGGACCTCAGCAAAGCTGCCATTCAAGGGAATTTTGAAGAGAGGGACCCTACAATTCTTCTGCCTAATCAGTCTGATGACCTGTCTCACTTGGCTTTGGACATTGGAG GATCTCTCATCAAGTTGGTGTATTTCTCAAGACATGAAGGCCAATCAATTGATGATAAAAGGAAGAAAACTTTGAAGGAGAGATTGGGAATATCAAATGGTAGTAGGAGAAGCTATCCTATTCTTGGTGGGAGGCTTCattttgtgaagtttgagaCGAACAAGATTAACGAGTGCTTAGACTTCATCTATTCTAAGCAGCTTCACCGTGGTG GAATGGATGCTCGTATCTGGAATCCTGATGCCCCAACCAATGAAAGTTCCGTAATTAAG GCCACAGGTGGTGGGGCATACAAGTTTGCGGACCTCTTCAAAGAACGGCTTGGGGTTAGTCTTGACAAAGAAGACGAAATGAATTGTCTAGTGGCTGGAGCAAATTTTCTACTCAAG GCAATTCGTCATGAAGCTTTCACACACAAGGAGGGTCAGAAAGAGTTTGTGCAGATTGACCAGAATGAATTATTCCCGTATCTTCTAGTTAACATTGGGTCCGGTGTTAGTATGATTAAG GTTGATGGAGATGGCAAATTTCAGCGGATAAGTGGGACAAATGTTGGTGGTGGTACTTATTGGGGCTTGGGAAAACTGTTAACGAAGTGCAAAAG TTTTGACGAGTTGTTAGAGCTGAGTCAACGGGGAGATAATAGGACTATAGACATGCTTGTCGGGGACATTTATGGTGGTATGGACTACTCAAAG ATCGGACTCTCTGCGTCAACCATCGCCTCTAGTTTTGGGAAGGCTATTTCAGAAAAAAAGGAGCTTGAAGACTACAGTCCTGAAGATATATCCCTGTCTCTCTTACGAATGATTTCTTATAATATTGGCCAG ATAGCTTATCTAAATGCACTACGGTTTGGTCTGAAGCGAATATTTTTTGGAGGTTTTTTCATAAGGGGTCATGCTTATACCATGGACACTATCTCCTTTGCGGTTCAGTTCTG GTCAAAAGGAGAGGCACAAGCAATGTTCTTGAGACATGAAGGTTTTCTGGGAGCTTTAGGTGCATTTATGAGCTATGAAAAGCATGGTCTCGATGACTTGATGGTCCATCATTTAGTTGAAAGATTTCCTATGGGCGCACCATATACTGGAGGAAAGATTCATGGTCCACCACTTGGGGATTTGAACGAGAAG ATTTCATGGATGGAAAAGTTTGTTCGCAAGGGGACTGAGATTACTGCTCCAGTACCAATGGCTCCACCTGGAACTACTGGACTTGGAGGCTTTGAAGTTCCTTCGTCCAAAGGAGGTACTCTGCGTTCTGATGCAAGTGCTTTAAACGTTGGGGTTCTCCATCTGGTGCCCACTTTGGAAGTCTTTCCATTATTGGCAGACCCAAAAAC GTATGAACCCAACACTATCGATCTCTCAGATCACGGAGAGTTAGA GTACTGGTTCACTGTGCTGTCAGAGCATCTACCAGACCTTGTTGATAAG GCAGTGGCAAGTGAAGGTGGGACAGATGATGCTAAAAGAAGGGGTGATGCTTTTGCTCGTGCCTTTTCTGCTCACTTGGCACG GTTGATGGAGGAGCCTGCTGCATATGGAAAGTTAGGGTTGGCCAATCTATTGGAGCTGAGAGAAGAATGCTTGAGGGAGTTCCAATTTATTGATGCGTATAGAAGTATAAAACAAAG GGAAAATGAGGCATCACTTGCTGTTTTAGCTGATCTGCTAATGGAGCTCGATGGTATGAGTGAG GAAGCAAGACTGCTTACCCTTATTGAAGGTGTTCTTGCTGCGAACATTTTCGACTGGGGATCCCGTGCTTGCGTGGATCTCTATCACAAAGGAACGATCATTGAAATCTATAGAATGAGCCGCAATAAGATGCAAAGACCTTGGCGC GTGGACGACTTTGATGTTTTCAAAGAGAGAATGTTAGGATCTGGAGATAAAAAACCTCGTCCACATAAAAGAGCTTTGCTATTTGTGGATAACTCGGGTGCTGACGTTATTCTAGGAATGCTGCCCTTAGCACGGGAACTTCTCCGACGGGGAACAGAA GTTGTTTTGGTTGCCAACTCCCTTCCAGCTCTAAATGATGTGACTGCAATGGAGCTTCCTGAAATTGTTGCCGAAGCTGCCAAG CATTGTGACATTCTTCGCAGAGCTGCTGAAGCAGGAGGCTTGCTTGTGGATGCAATGGTTAGCACTCTAGATGGCTCTAAAGGAAATTCATCTTCGGTTCCCTTGATGGTTGTTGAGAATGGTTGCGGCAGTCCTTGCATAGACTTACGGCAAGTTAGCTCTGAGCTAGCCGCTGCTGCAAAAGAGGCCGATTTG GTTATCTTGGAAGGCATGGGCAGAGCTCTTCATACCAACTTTAATGCGAAGTTTAAATGCGACGCTTTAAAG CTTGCAATGGTGAAGAACCAAAGGTTGGCCCAAAAACTGATCAAAGGTGACATATACGACTGCGTTTGCAGATACGAACCAGTAAGTTAA